The nucleotide sequence CCACACGCCGAATCGATACCATCGCCCGTTACGGCGGTGAGGAGTTCGGGGCGATCCTCGTGAACACCGTCGAGAAGGAGGGAGCCCGGTTTGCGGACCGAATTCGCCGGGAGGTATCGCAGCTTTCGTTCCCGGTGGCGGAACTCGGCGTGGCGGGGAAGGGAGTCGTGCAACTCAGCGCAAGCATCGGCGTGTCGGCCTTTCCGCACGACGCCCGGAGCTCGAAGGAGTTGGTCGACCGGGCGGACAAGGCTTTGTACTACGCGAAGAACACCGGACGCGACCGCGTCTCCACGTATTCGCGCATCAAGAACCTGCTGCCGAGCTGAGCGGTCAAGCAAAAGTGCGCTTGGAGTTTGGTGAATTCTCCGTGTCGGATCCCTGACAAACCCGCTCAGGTCCCGAGGCTAAACCTCGATCGGACGCTGGCGAAGGCCGCCCGTGCAATGGGCTTCGAGGTCGTCGAGCCGTAGTTCGACGGGAAGCTGCCCGCGCTCAGGTTGCCCACACTAGTCCAGGATGGTAGTCTTGCCCCCCACGTATCACGAGTAACGTGCGACGTGTAACGCGCCCCCCTCGGGGGCGGGGAGGCTGTAGCTCAGTCGGTACCAGCCATGGATGGTGCGGCACCGACGTGGCGCGGCAGGACGCCGCCCATCGCGGGTAGACTTGCAGCGGCCAAGTAGAGAAGTGTTGAGGCTGTAGCTCAGTCGGTAGAGCATCTGCCTTTTAAGCAGGGGGTCGCGAGTTCGATTCTCGCCAGCCTCATCAGCACCGTCCCCGGCAGGCTCGTTGACTTTTCCAGGAGGGGAGTCTACTTTCTCGTCTTCCGTTCGGTCCCCGTCGTCTAGCCTGGCCTAGGACACAGCCCTTTCAAGGCTGTAACACGAGTTCAAATCTCGTCGGGGACGCTCCTGTGGTTCATGAGGAAAGAGGGTCCAGGGCTTTTCGTTCCGGCCTCCTGCCTGACGAGGCCGATCCCTCCGTGGCGCGGCGAAGAATCGTGCAGCGGAGAGGGAGGGATCAACAAATGGCTCTCCTGCAATTTGTTCATCCCCAAAGTTGTCGCGCATCCTGCGCTCCATGGAGGTCTCTCCGAATACGCTTCGCGTATCGGAGAGGGAGGGATTCGAACCCCCGGTCCCCGTAAGAGGACGCCCGCTTTCAAGGCGGGTGCTTTCGGCCGCTCAGCCACCTCTCCGTGAAACTGTGCAGGCCATCGGAAACGTCTCCAGTCTATCTCGCCCATCCTTCCATGGCCCGCCTTATCCGGCAATGGAGTCGGCCCTCCTGGCCTCCATTTCCTTCCGGTCAAGGCGGGTGCTTTCGGCCGCTCAGCCACCTCTCCTCATGAATTGTGGTCTTACTTCGTCGTGCTTGTGGTCGTGCCGGATGACGTGGTCCCGACCGTGGTGCCCGTGGCGGCCCCGGCGACTTTGTACGTTCCGCACCCCGTGATCTCCACGGTGACGGGGGTCGTGCCGGTGAAGATGATCTTTCCAGATTTGGCCGGCTCGTCCTCGCCGCATTTGGCCGGATCGATGACCACGTCCTTCAGCTCAACGGTTGCCTTGCCTTTGGCGCCTTGTTTGGCATCTTCGTCGTAATGAACGAACTCGCCCGTCGCGTTGACGGTGGCGGTACCGTCGGAATTCTGCGCCGCGGAGCCCTTGACGCTGTAGATATCCTGGCTGCCCCCATCGCCGCCCTCGCAGATATCGCTACTCTTCTCGTCGAACTGAACGGTCGAGCTGCTCCCTGAGATCGAGGCATGATCCTCGATGGCGCACTTTCCCTTCTTGCCCAGGACCGTCAATTCCGTCGTGAGGGAAAGATCTCCCTTGGCCGTGAAGGAGGAGGTGCCCACCGTAAGCCCGGTTGAGGTGAAAAGGCCTTGGCCGGTGAACGACGCACCGAACGCGTCGCCCGAGGTGAGCGTCAGCCCATCGAACTTCATGCCGATCGCCGCATCGCCCTTGGTGAGATCGGACGTCCCCTGGATGAGGAGTGCTCCTTCGACACGAAACCCTTCAGGAGTCGTGCAACCGCCCTTGATCTGGACATCGACAGTCGAGCCGCTGGTGTTGTTGACCGTGGTGGGGCAAGGGCCGGAGGTCTGACGGGAGAGAGAGCGGCGCAGGAGGCGTCGGGGGGCTCCCGACATGCCGAAAAAGTCATCGCCGATCGACGCGATTTCGTTCGGATCGATGCTGCTCTTGATTTGTCCAAAGTGTACCGTTTCGAGCAAGTCGGCGGTGATCTCCTCGGCTCCGGCCGCGGCTTCCTTGGAGCCGTAGGCGGCTTGGGACAGCCCCGAGAGGGTCTGATCGATCTTCCCGGTGTCCTTGACGTCGGCTTCCTGAACTCCGGTTGCCGCTGAAGAGACGGCGGACCCGCCTGATGCCGCGGCTGTGGACTTGGAGGCATCCTCTCCGCAGGCCATCAGGAGCGGCACGGTGAGCAGCAGAGTTGTTTGCAGCAGGTGTTTCATTCTTCCTTCCTTTCTTGAAATTGCGCTAGCGAGGGGCGTCCTCCACGAGACCTTCATCAAAGAATTGCCTCAGAATGCGACCGGTGGCGCCCCAGATGTCGTAACTCCCGAATTGATAGTGGGGAATGGTGAACGTGTAGAGATCGACATGCACGGGCGGGTCTTCGTGATAGATGGCCGGATTGCGCAGGGCCGCGATGGGTGCCGTAAAGATCTCCCTGATTTCCACCTCCGAGCGGATACGCGCCGCCGCTCCGTTCTTGATCCAACCCACGAACGGACTGATGCAGAAACCCGAGGGGGTCGGCTGATCGTCCAACCGGCCGAGAATGACGATGTCCGCCGATTTCACACCGATTTCCTCTTCCGTTTCGCGGAGGACGGTGTCCGTCAGATGCACGTCCGTGGAATCGGCCACGCCGCCGGGGAAAGAAATTTGCCCTTTATGGTGTTCGACCGTATCCGTCCGCACGGTGAAAAGGATATGCGGCTGATCCTCGAGGGAGAGAATGGGCAGGAGCACGGCGGCCCGGCAGAGTTTGGTGGTGGCCAGCCGCTGAACCGGTCGGTCCCGCAACGAGCGGCGCACCTCATCGGCCAGCGTGAACGGTTGGGTCATGCTCAAAAGCATACTCCTCGGCCTCCGAATTTCAACGCGTGCACTCCCGGCACCCGTCACCGCGTGTTCCCGCTCCGATTGAGCTTGACCCACTCACGGTGTGATCGTAATATTCATCGAATGGCCGTTGAAGAAAAACTCGGGACCCTGCTTGTCCGAGAGAAGATGATCAGCCCGGAGCAGCTCCGGAAAGCGCTCGAAGAACAAAAAGCCTATGGCGGCCGCCTGGGATCAAGCCTCACGAAGCTCGGGTTCATCAAGGAGGAGGACCTTCTCAAATTCCTGTCCCGCGAATACGGCGTGCCCTCGGTGGATCTTCACAACGTCAAGATCGATGGCGGTATTCTCAAGACGGTCCCCCGTGACTTCGCGAAGAAGAACCGCCTCATGCCCATCAAGAAGGAGGGGGCCACGCTGACCGTGGCCATGAGCGATCCCACCAACATCGCGTTGAAGGACGAACTTCGCTTTCTGACCGGCCTCAACATCCAGCCCATGGTGGCGCCGGACCACCAAATCCAGGAGGCCATCGAGCGGCACTATTTCGTATCGGAAACGATCCGGGACGTCATCGCCGAAGTCGGCGCGGATGAAATGGAGCTGGTCAAGGATGTCGAGGAGATCGATCTCACCGATTTGCGGGCCGCCACGCAGCAGGCGCCGGTCATCCGCTTCGTCAACCACATCATCTCGGATGCCGTGCGGCTGGGGGCGAGCGACATCCACGTGGAGCCCTACGAGAAGATTTTCCGCGTCCGCTACCGCATCGACGGCGTCCTTCACGAGAAAATTCAGCCGCCGATTCAGCTCAAGGCCGCGATTGTGTCGCGTCTCAAGATCATGAGCAACATGGATATCGCCGAGCGGCGTCTCCCGCAGGACGGCCGCATGAAGATGCGCGTCCAGAACCGCGAGATCGACTTTCGTATCTCGATGATTCCGACCGTGCACGGTGAAAAGGTCGTCATGCGTCTGTTGGACAAGGACGCCCTCCAGGTGGACATGACGAAGCTCGGATTCGAGAAGGAGCACCTGGACGTTTTCAAGAAGGCCATCGCGCAGCCGTGGGGAATGGTGCTGATCACCGGGCCGACCGGCTCCGGAAAAACCACCACGCTGTACTCGGCGGTGCAGGAGCTGAACAAGGTGAACCGGAACATCCTCACGGCCGAAGATCCCGTCGAGTACAACTTTTCCGGAATCAACCAGGTGCAGATCAATGAGGACATCGGCCTCACGTTTGCCGCGTGCATCCGGGCCTTCATGCGTCAGGATCCGAACATTATTCTCGTCGGCGAAATCCGCGACTACGAAACGGCGGAAACGGCTATCAAGGCGGCGCTCACGGGGCACCTGGTGCTTTCCACACTGCACACGAACGACGCGCCCACCGCGGTTACCCGGCTTCTCAACATGGGTATCGAGCCGTTCCTGATCGTATCGACGCTCCACCTGGTGGGCGCCCAGCGTTTGATCCGCAAGATTTGCCAGGAGTGCAAAGAGCCGGAAAAGGTTTCACCGGAAATACTTGGGCAGCTCGGCATTCCCAAGGAGAAATTGAATGGAGTGGCGGCCTTCAAAGGCAAAGGCTGCCGCGCGTGCAATGGGATGGGCTACAAAGGCCGGCTGGCGCTCTACGAACTCCTGCCGCTCAGCGATCCCTTGCGGGAGCTCATACTGCAAGGGGCGGCATCGACGGAAGTCAAACGCGAGGCGATCAAGGAGGGGATGAAATCTCTCCGTCAGGCCGCTCTCCAGCGGCTATTGGAAGGAACCACGACCATGGAAGAAGTTCTCCGCGTTACGCTGGCCGATTGAGTCATGGTCACGCTTCATCAACTCCTCAAGATCATGGTCGAGAAGGGATCCAGCGACCTCCACCTGACCACGGGCAGCCCTCCCCAACTCCGGATCGATGGAAACCTGTACCCCCTCAAGATGGAGTCGCTTTCGCCCACGGATACCAAGCAGCTCTGCTACAGCATTCTGACCGACGCGCAGAAGAAACGGTTCGAGGAGGAGAATGAACTGGACCTGTCTTTCGGCGTCAAGGGTCTGAGCCGGTTCCGTTCGAATCTGTTCGTGCAACGCGGCGCGGTGGCCGGCGTGTTCCGCGCGATCCCGTATCAGGTGCTCAGTTTTGAGGAACTCGGACTGCCACCCATCATGAACGATCTGTGCAACAAGCCGCGGGGGCTGGTTCTGGTGACGGGTCCGACGGGATCGGGAAAGTCGACGACGCTCGCCGCGATGATCGACAAGATCAACACGGAGAATCACTACCACATCATCACGCTGGAAGATCCGATCGAGTTCCTCCACCAGCACAAGAATTGTCTTGTGAATCAGCGCGAGGTTCATTCGGACACGGAGGGCTTCGGCAAGGCGCTCAAGTACATCCTCCGGCAGGACCCGGATGTCGTTCTGGTCGGCGAGATGCGCGATTTGGAGACGATTGAGGCGGCGTTGCGAGTGGCCGAAACCGGGCATCTCGTATTCGCCACGCTCCACACGAACACGGCGGTGCAGACGATCAACCGTGTCATCGACGTGTTCCCGCCGTACCAGCAATCGCAGGTCCGGGCGCAACTCTCGTTCGTGCTCGAGGCGATCATGTGCCAGTCGCTTCTGCCGAAGGCCGGCGGGGTGGGGCGGGCGATGTGCATGGAACTCATGATTCCCAATCCCGCCATTCGAAACCTTATCCGGGAGAACAAGATTCACCAAATCTACTCGCAAATGCAGCTCGGGCAGGCCAAGATGGGCATGATGACCTTCAACCAGGGGCTGATTTCGCTGTGGCAGAAGGGCACCGTTACGCTGGAGGATGCGATGTCGGTCTCGCCGGAGTATGATGAGTTTCAGCAGATGGTGAACCAGGTGAAGATGGCGCAGGCGAAAGGGAAGGCGGCCTAGCGCATGGCTAAGTTTGCTTGGGAGGGCCGTACCGTGCAAGGGCAGATGACGACGGGCTCCATGGAAGCACCGAGCGCGGAAGTGGCCCGCGATCTGCTCGGCCGTCGCCGCATCGAAGTGACCAAGATCACGGCGGAAGAGTCGGCATTCGCCGCGCTGAAGAACATCAAGTTGTTCCAAGGGTCGGTTACGGGGAAGGATCTCGCCGTTTTTACCCGCCAGATTTCCACCATGATCGACGCGGGCGTTCCCATCCTGCAAGCCTTGGAAATCATGGGCGCCCAGACGCCAAACAAGTATTTCCGGGGCGTGATCACGGCGGTCAAGGCCGACGTTTCCGCGGGTGCGACGTTTGCGCAGTCGCTGAAGAGGCATCCACGCGTGTTCGACCACCTCTACGTGAACCTCGTGGCATCCGGCGAGCAGAGCGGCGCGCTGCCCACCGTGCTCACTCGGCTGGCCATACAGATCGAAAAAATGGTGAAACTGAAGAGCATGGTGAAGAAGGCCATGATGTATCCGGCCGTGGTGGTCTTCGTGGCCGTGGGCGTGATGACCCTGATGCTCGTGTACGTGATCCCGAAATTCGAAGGGATTTTCGAGGGACTGGGCGGTAAGCTGCCCCCGTTGACACAGGCGGTGATCGGATTGAGCCATTTCCTGATCGACCATTTCGTGCTCTTTGGAGCGGCCGCGGGAGGCGCCGTCTTTGCTTTCATCCTCGGCCTCCGCAACGAAAAGTTCCGGAAAGAGGTGCACAGGATTCTTTTGCGGATGCCGATCTTCGGCACAATCATCAGGAAAATCGCATTGGCCCGCTTTGCACGGACGCTCGGCACGATGGTGACCGGCGGGCTTCCCATCATGGACTCCCTTGAAATCGTGTCGAAGGCGTCCGGCAACCTCATCGTTCAGGCCTCCGTGATGAAATTAAGGGATGAATTGTCCAAAGGGAAGACCCTCTCGGAGCCGATGTTCAAGGACAAGTTGTTCCCGCCGATGGTGGCGCAAATGGTCCAGGTGGGGGAGAACACGGGCCAACTCGAAAGCATGTTGGGAAAGATCGCGGACTACTACGAGGAAGAGGTGGACGTGACCGTGGCCGGTCTCACGAGCATTTTGGAGCCGCTTCTGATCGTGTTTCTCGGGGCAACGGTGGGCGTGATCATCGTGGCCATGTACCTGCCGATTTTCAAGATCGGCGAACTGGTGTAAGACAGGCGCAAGGAAGGAGTACCGCATGGCATTGGATCCGAAACTTCTGGAGATTCTGGCGTGCCCGAAATGCAAGGGCGACATCCATCTCACGAAAGAGGGAGATGGCCTCATCTGCGACAAGTGCAAGCTGAAGTACGCCGTCAAGGACGATATCCCCATCATGCTGATCGACGAAGCCACGCCGATCAAGTAGGGCCTCTCCCGCAGCCTGACCCGATAAGACGTCAATCTCAATCCGCCTGAGCGTTCGGCCTGCCGCGTGCTCACGTTGTGACGAAAAGACTTGACATTTGGCGGGCGATTTGCGAAACAGCCCTTCGTGAAGGGATACAGGGGAATTCAAATCCGATTCGCGCCGCCGGCAGCCGTGCTTTTTCTGGTCTCGTCGCTTCAGGCCGGCATCGGCGGTCCCGGGTTTGGCACGGCCTCTAACACACACAAAGATATTCACGCGGACCCCGACGCCCCTGAAAAGCTCCTGATCGTCTCCGTCTCGGACGCCCCCGATCCATTCTCTCCGAATGGAGATGGAAGATACGATCAGAACTCGATCACCGTCGACGGCACCGTCCGCCCGATCGACGGCCTGAAGGCGCAGGGCGAGTCCCACAAGGAATTCTTCTTCCGCGTCGAAGCTCGCATCCTCGATCCATTAGCCGGCCGGGTCGTCCGCAACCTCTCCGCCGATTTCCATGTCATTGCGAGCGGAGCGAAGCAATCTCGTTCCGCCGTCTCTGCCTCTGCAACATGGGACGGCAAGAGCAACTCCGGCCAAACCCTCCCCGACGGCACGTACCCCTACACCGTCGCCTCCTCCTACGTCCGCGTGGACTCCAAGACCGGCAAGGAGAAGTTGATCGATTCCGTGACGACCGATGGCGGCACGATCACCATCGACACCACTCCACCCACCTTCACCGCCCTTTCACCCGAAAACGGATTCGTCAGCCCCGTTCCATCAGTTCAGATCACCGGAACTCTCTCCGAGAAGTCCACCCTCACAATCAATTCCCAGTCCGTCACTCTTCCACTTGATCACTCGTTCACTTTTGACACTTCCCTCGCTCACGGAGCGAACATTCTCACTCTTCTCGCCGAGGACGCCGCCGGCAACCGAACCATGCGCACCCTCACGATCATCTTCGACAACATCCCGCCGACCATCCAGATCCTCCGCCCCGCGCCGGATGCTTACGTCAACTCCGCAACGCCCGTCATCGAAGTCACCTACCACGACCCCGAACCCTCCTCCGGCCTGGACCTCGCCACTCTGTCGGTCTTGGTGGATGGACATTCCATCGTCCCCGGGGACTCGTCCTCCGCAGATGACCCCATGACGACGTTCCTCTCCATCTCCACATTCCTTTCCGACGGCCCCCACGCCCTCACCGCCTCCATCTCGGACCGCGCCCGCAACGGCGGCGACGCCGAACCCGTCTCCTTCACCGTCGACACCATCCCCCCCGTCCTATCCCTCTTTGATCCAGCCTCAGGACTGAGGACTCGGAACCCAGCACTTTTGGTTCGCGGCGCCGTGAACGAGCCGGGAGAAGTATTCGTGAACGGCGTGCCCGTTCCGCTCCAGCCCGTGGTGGCCGAGCCGATCTCTGTCGTCCCCGGCTTTACCGATCCCCCGTACCTGAACTACGCCCCGGAGCGGGACCTGAGCGAGACCTTCGACGAGGGCATCCCCGGCGACTGGTTCCGCGGCCATACGGCCGGCAGCGGGGGCGTCATGGCGGCCCAGGATGGGCAGGTCCTGTTTGACACGGGGCTTCAGCCGGTCGGGAGCGAGGGCAACAGCCTGGCGATGACGCCGGGCATGATGCAGCCGTTCGACACCTCCCAGGGGTTCACCGTTTCGGTCGATTTTGCGCTCGATGCCTTGCAGGGCACCGGCTTCTTCGGACTCCGCTTGGGCGATGCGACGGAACTCTCACCGGGCCGGATGAGCGAGTTCGGCTTCCGAGTCGAAACCTCCTCTCCCGCGCCGGAGGCGGGGGAAAACCCGTTGTCTTCCTGGGTCGAGGGTGTGTGGCTGCGGGCGGTCACATCGGAGGGGCGGATTTCCGAACAGAGCGATTCCTCCCTGTCCTTCTTTCCCGGCACGACCTACCGGTTCGAGATGGTCTATGACCCCGCCGGCGCCACCTTGTCCGGTCGGGT is from Nitrospirota bacterium and encodes:
- a CDS encoding CoA pyrophosphatase, which translates into the protein MTQPFTLADEVRRSLRDRPVQRLATTKLCRAAVLLPILSLEDQPHILFTVRTDTVEHHKGQISFPGGVADSTDVHLTDTVLRETEEEIGVKSADIVILGRLDDQPTPSGFCISPFVGWIKNGAAARIRSEVEIREIFTAPIAALRNPAIYHEDPPVHVDLYTFTIPHYQFGSYDIWGATGRILRQFFDEGLVEDAPR
- the pilB gene encoding type IV-A pilus assembly ATPase PilB, producing MAVEEKLGTLLVREKMISPEQLRKALEEQKAYGGRLGSSLTKLGFIKEEDLLKFLSREYGVPSVDLHNVKIDGGILKTVPRDFAKKNRLMPIKKEGATLTVAMSDPTNIALKDELRFLTGLNIQPMVAPDHQIQEAIERHYFVSETIRDVIAEVGADEMELVKDVEEIDLTDLRAATQQAPVIRFVNHIISDAVRLGASDIHVEPYEKIFRVRYRIDGVLHEKIQPPIQLKAAIVSRLKIMSNMDIAERRLPQDGRMKMRVQNREIDFRISMIPTVHGEKVVMRLLDKDALQVDMTKLGFEKEHLDVFKKAIAQPWGMVLITGPTGSGKTTTLYSAVQELNKVNRNILTAEDPVEYNFSGINQVQINEDIGLTFAACIRAFMRQDPNIILVGEIRDYETAETAIKAALTGHLVLSTLHTNDAPTAVTRLLNMGIEPFLIVSTLHLVGAQRLIRKICQECKEPEKVSPEILGQLGIPKEKLNGVAAFKGKGCRACNGMGYKGRLALYELLPLSDPLRELILQGAASTEVKREAIKEGMKSLRQAALQRLLEGTTTMEEVLRVTLAD
- a CDS encoding type IV pilus twitching motility protein PilT — protein: MVTLHQLLKIMVEKGSSDLHLTTGSPPQLRIDGNLYPLKMESLSPTDTKQLCYSILTDAQKKRFEEENELDLSFGVKGLSRFRSNLFVQRGAVAGVFRAIPYQVLSFEELGLPPIMNDLCNKPRGLVLVTGPTGSGKSTTLAAMIDKINTENHYHIITLEDPIEFLHQHKNCLVNQREVHSDTEGFGKALKYILRQDPDVVLVGEMRDLETIEAALRVAETGHLVFATLHTNTAVQTINRVIDVFPPYQQSQVRAQLSFVLEAIMCQSLLPKAGGVGRAMCMELMIPNPAIRNLIRENKIHQIYSQMQLGQAKMGMMTFNQGLISLWQKGTVTLEDAMSVSPEYDEFQQMVNQVKMAQAKGKAA
- a CDS encoding type II secretion system F family protein; protein product: MAKFAWEGRTVQGQMTTGSMEAPSAEVARDLLGRRRIEVTKITAEESAFAALKNIKLFQGSVTGKDLAVFTRQISTMIDAGVPILQALEIMGAQTPNKYFRGVITAVKADVSAGATFAQSLKRHPRVFDHLYVNLVASGEQSGALPTVLTRLAIQIEKMVKLKSMVKKAMMYPAVVVFVAVGVMTLMLVYVIPKFEGIFEGLGGKLPPLTQAVIGLSHFLIDHFVLFGAAAGGAVFAFILGLRNEKFRKEVHRILLRMPIFGTIIRKIALARFARTLGTMVTGGLPIMDSLEIVSKASGNLIVQASVMKLRDELSKGKTLSEPMFKDKLFPPMVAQMVQVGENTGQLESMLGKIADYYEEEVDVTVAGLTSILEPLLIVFLGATVGVIIVAMYLPIFKIGELV
- a CDS encoding Trm112 family protein: MALDPKLLEILACPKCKGDIHLTKEGDGLICDKCKLKYAVKDDIPIMLIDEATPIK